One Granulicella sp. 5B5 DNA window includes the following coding sequences:
- a CDS encoding DUF4365 domain-containing protein, whose amino-acid sequence MANRRRQQSKIRPKTLSSTGQTGQQGVNFIEGILLKMGSRWTASGPNEVGIDGYIELFDPAKRVPLGLNLAVQSKVVSSIRDAVDEFRYTCNPSDLQYWLKTNLPVILIVSDPETQQGYWVSIPEVFRDWKPGDSTSILYRKEQHRFSTASLSELVRVAAPKGELYLPPRPTAERLWSNLLAIEGLPAVVYVAATQYRDPTDIWEILNRKKIRPASGWIIWEKKLISFEDLSSSDWDSICEPGTVEGFDTVEWSESDDPERTRLFVQLLNKTLRAQVDARLRFWPKDDCFAMVGEKRKQSYKSLKRTSGLSVVSQFSSKAKDGRVFHYRRHLAFRGQFRFLDGAWFLEITPTYRFTSDGFKRDMFHESRLKKIKEIEGNRAVLSCVLFWANHLQPEDGLFAGPQPPIVFGELKTINVNIGVDDKSWQQNDPDTAALDQQSSSQGLLPMEIPTGEAK is encoded by the coding sequence ATGGCGAACAGAAGGCGACAGCAGAGCAAAATTCGGCCAAAAACCTTGTCGTCCACGGGACAGACTGGCCAGCAGGGAGTCAATTTCATCGAGGGGATTCTCTTGAAGATGGGCTCCCGCTGGACGGCCAGCGGACCGAACGAAGTGGGGATTGATGGTTACATCGAACTCTTCGACCCCGCCAAGCGAGTCCCCTTGGGCTTGAATCTGGCCGTACAAAGCAAAGTTGTCTCGTCCATCCGCGATGCCGTCGACGAATTCCGTTATACCTGCAATCCGAGTGATTTGCAGTACTGGCTTAAAACCAATCTTCCGGTGATTCTGATCGTTTCCGATCCAGAGACGCAGCAGGGCTACTGGGTCTCCATTCCCGAGGTTTTCCGGGACTGGAAGCCCGGCGACAGCACCTCCATCCTTTATCGAAAAGAACAACACCGCTTTAGCACGGCATCCCTGTCGGAACTTGTGCGCGTGGCCGCACCGAAAGGAGAGTTATACCTTCCGCCACGGCCCACTGCCGAACGTCTTTGGAGCAACCTGCTTGCGATTGAAGGATTGCCCGCTGTGGTCTACGTGGCGGCGACGCAGTATCGGGACCCCACGGATATATGGGAGATTCTGAATCGGAAGAAGATTCGCCCCGCATCCGGGTGGATTATTTGGGAGAAGAAGCTTATCAGTTTCGAAGATCTATCTAGCTCGGATTGGGACTCGATCTGCGAGCCTGGAACGGTCGAAGGGTTCGACACGGTGGAGTGGTCGGAGTCTGATGATCCCGAACGGACGCGCCTCTTCGTCCAGTTGTTGAACAAGACGCTGCGCGCACAGGTTGACGCCCGTCTGCGGTTTTGGCCGAAGGACGACTGCTTCGCGATGGTTGGGGAAAAACGAAAGCAATCCTACAAATCGCTCAAGCGAACGAGTGGCCTGAGCGTCGTTTCCCAATTCAGCAGCAAGGCCAAGGATGGAAGGGTCTTCCACTATCGTCGACACCTTGCCTTTCGCGGGCAATTTCGCTTTTTAGACGGTGCCTGGTTTCTTGAGATCACACCGACCTACCGCTTCACCAGTGACGGTTTCAAACGTGACATGTTCCACGAGTCGCGATTGAAAAAGATCAAAGAGATCGAGGGAAACCGCGCCGTGCTGAGTTGCGTGCTCTTCTGGGCAAACCACCTTCAGCCGGAAGACGGGCTCTTCGCCGGTCCTCAACCGCCCATCGTATTCGGCGAGTTGAAAACGATCAATGTGAACATCGGAGTGGATGATAAGTCCTGGCAGCAAAATGATCCAGACACGGCAGCACTCGATCAGCAGAGCAGCTCGCAGGGCCTGTTGCCGATGGAGATTCCGACGGGAGAGGCCAAATGA
- a CDS encoding DEAD/DEAH box helicase: MANNVEAIVGRLNELIAPAARGRLLARGLARGLLWRDGVLPLGAPEFTPSLSLDLLDFGYGVLALALEVRDANQTREPAFPTSDAFRVAAEAIESAVRRDESAGRDRGRHLVVSATAFHLAGYAARSYSMLPVPALEANLSTQERCLALILRKDMGILREQVVDWFSATNRSDDQIAARLLDPEDSFNADDAMVLAATNAYMHAVGLADSGLLYGNRDLFQGAIDLLRRLIAATAESGQLATWWVATLTLHLLEDLWNSSLHQRLPQQGPVSGVERWPELRSNFIAQMGVRHPPQLELWPSQLDAARRAVDLSDDLVIALPTSAGKTRIAELCILCTLAGGKRVVYVTPLRALSAQVERVLARTFIPLGFSVTSLYGAAGATVADAESLASANIVVATPEKLDFAMRQDPTVLDDVGLIVFDEGHMIGLGSRELRYEALVQKLLRRSDANQRRIVCLSAMFNAQDPYFEDFTKWLRSDDPGAPVQVSWRPTRQRLATLDWYTSSESARLTFREEEAFVPNFLKVRGGKGQRKNGFPFDDNEFHVATVDAFAGDGHSVLVYCPVRKQTESLAKAFLKASKQKYLEHVRPLAPLDFTFAAAIGREWLGESHCAYTALEAGVGIHHGALPRPFLSAIEQLLHQRKLSVVIASPTLAQGLDLSCSVLVFRSLQRYEQGAWKYISAAEFSNVVGRVGRAFVDLDGIAVLPTFNADKRAEQHKNYAKLIEDSTGQQLVSGLARLVANLAMRIATLLRVPTQNFSEYVLNNPVLWDDPRLADTKDDEEDEEVEATTQRLSADLADLDVAILSTMDQLGADVSQIATLLDETLKGSLWRRTLNRSNQLTQTVEREVLISRATWLWSRTSTQQRAALYASGLGMEPGLFLDNHREELIDSLAQLHAAFLIAEAETAGQAAVRFATIVLEHPFFGVRKLPESWEIALQNWIAGVPAADILDDRKGHDFNRMQIFLQDAIAFKLVWAAEAVRVQANALAHPRLLELGEGPALAFTYGVSNRPAALLCQMGLASRTAALWAVEKANATFKNTFGAKLWLSNHEQLLGQRDFWQTDDQHLLWNRFVTREDIDSPREWKRLQFALDIQWSGVPLPPRSTVRVVPKADSTGLVCTSGLRPVGRIAMPFDCTAWHTEAVTGDDGKLLFSLYGPEHYAAN; encoded by the coding sequence ATGGCAAATAATGTCGAAGCGATCGTCGGACGGCTCAATGAGCTGATCGCCCCTGCAGCGCGTGGGCGGTTGTTAGCCCGGGGGCTGGCGCGTGGACTGCTCTGGCGGGATGGCGTCTTGCCTTTGGGTGCGCCGGAATTCACTCCCTCGCTCAGTCTTGATCTGCTGGACTTCGGCTATGGCGTGTTGGCACTTGCCTTGGAGGTACGCGACGCGAACCAAACACGCGAACCGGCATTTCCGACCTCCGATGCTTTTCGCGTCGCCGCCGAAGCGATCGAATCGGCGGTGCGTCGAGACGAAAGCGCAGGCCGGGATCGCGGCCGTCATCTTGTGGTGAGCGCCACTGCATTCCACCTAGCCGGGTACGCGGCTCGATCCTATTCCATGCTGCCGGTGCCAGCCTTGGAAGCAAACCTGTCAACCCAGGAACGGTGTCTAGCTCTGATCCTGCGGAAAGATATGGGCATCCTGCGAGAGCAGGTAGTTGATTGGTTTTCGGCGACCAACAGGAGCGATGATCAGATCGCGGCACGCCTGCTCGATCCCGAAGATTCATTCAATGCGGATGACGCAATGGTTCTCGCGGCAACTAACGCCTACATGCACGCGGTAGGACTAGCCGATTCAGGCCTGCTCTACGGGAACCGCGACCTGTTTCAGGGCGCCATCGATCTCTTGCGGAGGCTGATCGCCGCGACTGCTGAGAGTGGCCAACTTGCGACTTGGTGGGTGGCTACGCTGACATTGCATCTGTTGGAAGACCTCTGGAATTCCAGCCTTCATCAGCGTTTGCCCCAGCAGGGACCTGTCTCCGGAGTCGAACGATGGCCGGAACTTCGCTCCAACTTCATTGCTCAGATGGGCGTGAGACATCCTCCGCAACTGGAGCTGTGGCCCTCTCAACTCGATGCCGCCCGGCGTGCTGTCGACTTGTCGGATGATCTCGTCATTGCTCTACCCACTAGCGCGGGCAAAACACGCATTGCGGAACTCTGCATCCTCTGCACACTGGCAGGCGGGAAGCGAGTCGTCTATGTCACGCCATTGCGGGCCTTGTCTGCCCAGGTCGAACGGGTCTTGGCCCGGACGTTTATTCCGCTTGGATTCAGTGTTACCTCATTGTACGGTGCGGCAGGCGCCACTGTCGCTGACGCGGAGAGCCTTGCCAGCGCCAACATCGTCGTAGCGACGCCGGAGAAGCTCGACTTTGCGATGCGTCAAGACCCGACTGTTCTGGACGATGTCGGTCTGATCGTCTTTGACGAGGGCCACATGATCGGTCTGGGAAGTCGCGAGCTGCGCTACGAAGCCCTGGTACAGAAGCTCCTTCGCCGCAGTGACGCAAACCAACGTCGAATCGTCTGCCTATCGGCGATGTTCAACGCTCAGGACCCATATTTCGAAGACTTCACTAAATGGCTGCGCAGCGATGATCCCGGAGCTCCGGTACAGGTATCCTGGCGTCCCACACGTCAGCGCCTGGCAACGCTCGATTGGTATACGTCCTCCGAGTCTGCCCGGCTGACATTCCGTGAAGAAGAGGCGTTCGTCCCCAACTTCCTGAAGGTCCGTGGCGGGAAAGGACAGCGTAAGAACGGCTTTCCCTTCGACGACAATGAGTTCCACGTGGCGACGGTCGATGCTTTCGCTGGGGACGGCCACTCCGTTCTGGTGTATTGCCCTGTTCGCAAGCAGACGGAGAGTTTGGCAAAGGCCTTTCTTAAGGCCTCGAAGCAGAAGTATCTGGAGCATGTCCGTCCTCTCGCGCCATTGGACTTCACTTTTGCGGCGGCCATCGGGCGGGAATGGCTAGGCGAGTCGCATTGCGCGTATACGGCGCTTGAGGCGGGTGTAGGCATCCATCATGGAGCGCTTCCCAGACCCTTCCTGAGCGCCATCGAGCAACTGCTACATCAGAGGAAGCTGAGCGTCGTGATTGCCTCGCCCACGCTTGCACAAGGTCTTGACCTCTCTTGCAGTGTGCTGGTATTTCGTTCGCTGCAGCGATACGAGCAGGGGGCGTGGAAGTACATCAGCGCAGCGGAGTTTTCAAACGTAGTTGGGCGTGTGGGGCGCGCATTCGTCGACCTCGACGGAATCGCCGTGCTGCCAACCTTCAATGCAGATAAGCGCGCGGAGCAACACAAGAACTATGCAAAATTGATTGAAGACTCCACGGGGCAACAACTGGTCAGCGGCTTGGCACGTCTCGTGGCAAATCTGGCAATGCGCATAGCGACATTGTTGCGGGTTCCAACCCAGAATTTCTCGGAGTACGTGTTAAACAATCCCGTGCTGTGGGACGATCCTCGTCTCGCGGACACGAAAGACGACGAAGAGGACGAAGAAGTCGAAGCGACGACGCAGCGCCTGTCGGCTGATCTCGCGGACCTGGATGTCGCCATCTTATCGACGATGGACCAGCTCGGGGCTGATGTCTCTCAGATTGCAACGCTGCTCGATGAGACGTTGAAAGGATCGCTATGGCGGAGAACCCTCAACCGGTCGAACCAGCTCACGCAGACGGTTGAGCGCGAGGTACTGATTTCGCGAGCCACATGGCTATGGAGTCGAACGTCCACACAGCAGCGCGCGGCGCTGTACGCCTCGGGACTCGGCATGGAGCCCGGCCTGTTTCTCGACAATCATCGCGAGGAATTGATCGACTCCCTCGCGCAATTACACGCTGCCTTCTTGATCGCAGAAGCAGAGACGGCTGGTCAGGCCGCAGTTCGCTTTGCGACGATCGTTCTTGAGCATCCGTTCTTTGGCGTGAGGAAATTGCCGGAATCGTGGGAAATTGCACTCCAAAATTGGATTGCCGGCGTTCCGGCGGCGGACATTCTGGACGATCGAAAGGGACACGACTTCAACCGAATGCAGATATTCCTACAGGACGCTATCGCCTTCAAACTGGTCTGGGCCGCAGAGGCGGTGCGAGTCCAGGCGAACGCACTGGCTCATCCTCGGCTCCTTGAGTTGGGAGAGGGTCCTGCGCTCGCGTTTACGTATGGAGTCAGCAACCGCCCTGCGGCCCTGCTGTGCCAGATGGGCTTGGCCTCACGGACTGCCGCACTGTGGGCGGTCGAAAAAGCCAATGCGACGTTCAAGAACACTTTTGGAGCCAAGCTCTGGTTATCGAACCATGAGCAGCTACTCGGACAGAGAGACTTCTGGCAGACCGATGACCAGCATTTGCTGTGGAACCGCTTTGTGACTCGGGAAGACATCGACTCCCCGAGGGAGTGGAAGCGTTTGCAGTTTGCTCTCGACATCCAGTGGAGCGGCGTACCGCTTCCTCCGCGATCGACGGTGCGGGTAGTTCCCAAGGCAGATAGCACAGGCCTCGTCTGCACAAGTGGTTTACGTCCGGTGGGCCGGATTGCGATGCCGTTCGACTGTACCGCGTGGCATACCGAGGCCGTGACTGGAGACGATGGCAAGTTGTTGTTCTCCCTCTATGGACCAGAGCATTACGCCGCCAACTGA